The Candidatus Eisenbacteria bacterium genome has a segment encoding these proteins:
- the nuoL gene encoding NADH-quinone oxidoreductase subunit L — protein MSAFPVLWIIPALPLAAVLLNLLIGDKLGKRGTAWLGCGAVWLAFLAAVRAVMLLAGRPEDDRAISELAYRWMQVGDFSADVGFLLDPLSAVMVLVVTGVGFLIHVYSVGYMAHDASFRRFFLYLNLFMFSMLTLVLADNFLLMFVGWEGVGLCSYLLIGFWYTKPSAAEAGKKAFIVNRIGDFGFLLGMLTLFAWGGSIQFDRLFAIAPHVFAAGGAIITTATLLLFLGATGKSAQIPLYTWLPDAMEGPTPVSALIHAATMVTAGVYMVARCHSLFQMAPISMEVVAVIGAATALLAATIGLAQTDIKRVLAYSTVSQLGYMFFACGVGGFSSGIFHLMTHAFFKALLFLGAGSVIHALSDEQDLRRMGGLAPRLPWTHGTMLVATIAIAGIPPFAGFFSKDEILHHAFASGHYGVWAVGLLGAFLTAFYMFRLYVLAFRGPSRLTHDAEHHLHESPPSMTIPLVVLAVLSVIGGWVGLPFQKGGHLLERWLAPVFAPDPVAHALGDAAHGAAEHAVSPTVEIALMGLSVAVAGAGIALAFRAYLEDPGLATRLQQRLSALHRLLLNKYWVDELYDRVVVAPVHRASEQLWRFWDVKVVDGAVNGVAYVFEGASAVLRLAQTGFVGTYALFIAIGAAALVLHFLRR, from the coding sequence ATGAGCGCTTTCCCCGTCCTGTGGATCATCCCGGCGCTGCCGCTCGCGGCCGTGCTCCTGAACCTCCTGATCGGCGACAAGCTCGGCAAGCGCGGCACCGCGTGGCTCGGTTGCGGCGCGGTGTGGCTCGCGTTCCTGGCCGCGGTTCGAGCCGTCATGCTGCTGGCAGGGCGGCCCGAGGACGATCGCGCGATCAGCGAGCTGGCCTACCGCTGGATGCAGGTCGGGGACTTCTCGGCCGACGTGGGGTTCCTGCTCGACCCGCTCTCCGCGGTCATGGTGCTGGTCGTGACCGGAGTGGGATTCCTGATCCATGTCTACTCGGTGGGTTACATGGCGCACGACGCCTCGTTCCGCCGCTTCTTCCTGTACCTCAATCTCTTCATGTTCTCGATGCTCACGCTCGTGCTCGCCGACAACTTCCTGCTCATGTTCGTCGGCTGGGAAGGCGTCGGGCTCTGCTCGTACCTGCTCATCGGGTTCTGGTACACGAAGCCCTCGGCGGCCGAAGCAGGCAAGAAGGCGTTCATCGTCAACCGCATCGGCGACTTCGGATTCCTTCTCGGCATGCTCACGCTGTTCGCATGGGGAGGCAGCATCCAGTTCGACCGCCTGTTCGCGATCGCGCCGCACGTCTTCGCCGCCGGAGGCGCGATCATCACCACCGCCACCTTGCTGCTGTTCCTCGGCGCCACCGGGAAGAGCGCCCAGATTCCGCTCTACACCTGGCTCCCCGACGCCATGGAAGGGCCCACGCCGGTGTCGGCGCTGATTCATGCCGCGACCATGGTAACCGCCGGCGTCTACATGGTGGCCCGCTGTCACTCGCTGTTCCAGATGGCGCCGATCTCCATGGAGGTGGTGGCCGTGATCGGCGCGGCCACGGCGCTGCTCGCCGCGACCATCGGCCTCGCCCAGACCGACATCAAGCGCGTGCTCGCTTACTCGACCGTGAGCCAGCTCGGGTACATGTTCTTCGCCTGCGGTGTCGGGGGCTTCAGCTCGGGGATCTTCCACCTCATGACGCACGCCTTCTTCAAGGCGCTGCTGTTCCTCGGCGCGGGCTCGGTGATCCATGCGCTCTCGGACGAGCAGGACCTGCGCCGCATGGGAGGCCTGGCCCCGAGGCTGCCCTGGACGCACGGCACCATGCTGGTGGCCACGATCGCGATCGCCGGGATTCCGCCGTTCGCGGGCTTCTTCAGCAAGGACGAGATCCTCCATCACGCGTTCGCGAGCGGCCACTACGGGGTGTGGGCGGTGGGGCTCCTGGGCGCCTTCCTCACCGCGTTCTACATGTTCCGGCTGTACGTGCTCGCCTTCCGCGGGCCGTCACGGCTCACGCACGACGCGGAGCACCATCTCCACGAATCGCCGCCCAGCATGACGATTCCGCTGGTCGTGCTCGCGGTGCTGTCCGTCATCGGTGGCTGGGTCGGACTGCCCTTCCAGAAGGGCGGCCATCTGCTCGAGCGCTGGCTGGCCCCGGTCTTCGCACCCGACCCGGTGGCCCACGCTCTGGGCGACGCGGCGCACGGCGCTGCCGAGCACGCGGTGAGCCCGACGGTGGAGATCGCCCTGATGGGGTTGTCCGTCGCGGTCGCCGGCGCCGGCATCGCACTCGCGTTCCGCGCGTATCTGGAGGATCCTGGCCTGGCCACCCGGCTGCAGCAGCGGTTGTCAGCGCTCCACCGCCTGCTCCTCAACAAGTACTGGGTCGACGAGCTGTACGACCGCGTCGTGGTCGCTCCGGTCCACCGTGCCAGCGAACAACTCTGGCGGTTCTGGGACGTGAAGGTGGTCGACGGCGCCGTGAACGGGGTCGCGTACGTCTTCGAGGGAGCTTCGGCGGTCCTGCGGCTCGCCCAGACGGGATTCGTCGGCACCTACGCGCTGTTCATCGCGATCGGCGCCGCCGCGCTCGTGCTCCACTTCCTGAGGCGCTGA
- the nuoK gene encoding NADH-quinone oxidoreductase subunit NuoK, whose amino-acid sequence MSLPATVPVSWFLILSAVLFTIGVVGVLVRRNALVIFMSIELMLNAANLAFVAFARDLQSLDGQVFVFFVMTVAAAEVAIGLAIIVNVFRLKETVYVDEINLLKG is encoded by the coding sequence ATGAGCCTGCCGGCCACCGTCCCGGTGTCCTGGTTTCTGATCCTCAGCGCCGTGCTGTTCACGATCGGCGTGGTGGGCGTGCTGGTGCGGCGCAACGCGCTGGTCATCTTCATGTCCATCGAGCTCATGCTCAACGCCGCGAACCTGGCGTTCGTGGCCTTCGCCCGCGATCTCCAGTCGCTGGACGGCCAGGTGTTCGTGTTCTTCGTCATGACCGTCGCCGCCGCGGAAGTGGCGATCGGACTGGCCATCATCGTCAACGTGTTCCGGCTCAAGGAGACGGTGTACGTCGATGAGATCAATCTGCTCAAGGGATAG
- a CDS encoding NADH-quinone oxidoreductase subunit J translates to MTLLFLAFAALLVGCSLMVILHKSPVTSALFLVLAFCSLAGIYLLLQAEFLAMVQVIVYAGAIMVLFLFVIMYLNLKRDVEDGMPHVLRRFVGWGIGALLLLEGAIYFGKRWAMGATVPEPTEAVGNTAAIGQLLYSRYLFPFEITSILLIVAILGAVLIGRGRAAPVTRQEGTTP, encoded by the coding sequence ATGACTCTGCTCTTCCTGGCCTTCGCGGCCCTGCTGGTCGGCTGCAGCCTGATGGTGATCCTGCACAAGAGCCCGGTCACCAGCGCGCTGTTCCTCGTGCTCGCGTTCTGCTCGCTGGCCGGCATCTACCTGCTCCTCCAGGCCGAGTTCCTCGCCATGGTGCAGGTCATCGTGTACGCCGGAGCGATCATGGTGCTGTTCCTGTTCGTGATCATGTACCTCAATCTCAAGCGCGACGTGGAGGACGGAATGCCGCACGTCCTGCGCCGCTTCGTGGGCTGGGGGATCGGGGCGCTGCTCCTCCTGGAAGGCGCGATCTACTTCGGCAAGCGCTGGGCGATGGGCGCCACGGTGCCCGAGCCCACCGAGGCGGTGGGCAACACGGCGGCGATTGGCCAGCTCCTGTACTCGCGCTATCTCTTCCCGTTCGAGATCACGTCGATCCTGCTGATCGTGGCCATTCTCGGAGCGGTGCTGATCGGCCGCGGCCGCGCGGCGCCTGTCACGCGCCAGGAAGGAACGACGCCATGA
- the nuoH gene encoding NADH-quinone oxidoreductase subunit NuoH: protein MAALWSHPDFQFVFWALVKILVILHAMLGVVSYLIYAERKVAGHMQARTGPNRVGPLGLFQPVADVLKLFFKEEFIPDGANKVIFHIAPMLAVIPALVTFSVVPFGPTDAFRVTDINVGLLLFLALSSLGVYSITLGGWSSNNKYALLGGLRSSAQMISYELAMGLSTIGVLLLSGSLSLVDIVKSQESMWFVVYQPVAFAIFMITALAETNRAPFDLPEAEAELVAGFHTEYSSMKFGLFFLGEFANVLSICCIATTLFLGGWNGPWLPDSLKFLWFFAKLGVLVFFFIWVRWTYPRLRYDQLMNLGWKVLLPVSILNILVTALVIFWRQNA, encoded by the coding sequence CTGGCCGCACTCTGGAGTCATCCCGACTTCCAGTTCGTCTTCTGGGCGCTGGTCAAGATCCTGGTCATCCTCCACGCCATGCTCGGCGTGGTCTCGTACCTCATCTACGCCGAGCGAAAGGTCGCAGGCCACATGCAGGCGCGCACCGGCCCCAATCGCGTGGGTCCGCTCGGGCTGTTCCAGCCCGTCGCCGACGTGCTGAAGCTCTTCTTCAAGGAAGAGTTCATTCCCGACGGCGCCAACAAGGTCATCTTCCATATCGCGCCCATGCTGGCGGTGATCCCGGCGCTGGTCACCTTCTCGGTGGTCCCGTTCGGCCCGACCGACGCGTTCCGGGTCACCGACATCAACGTCGGACTGTTGCTGTTCCTCGCTCTGTCCAGCCTCGGCGTCTACTCGATCACGCTCGGCGGGTGGTCCTCGAACAACAAGTACGCGCTGCTCGGAGGGCTGCGCTCGTCGGCTCAGATGATCTCCTACGAGCTGGCGATGGGCCTCTCGACGATCGGCGTGCTGCTGCTCTCCGGATCGCTCTCGCTGGTCGACATCGTGAAGTCGCAGGAGTCGATGTGGTTCGTGGTCTATCAGCCGGTGGCCTTCGCGATCTTCATGATCACCGCGCTGGCCGAGACCAACCGCGCGCCTTTCGATCTTCCCGAAGCCGAGGCCGAGCTGGTCGCCGGGTTCCACACCGAGTACTCGAGCATGAAATTCGGCCTGTTCTTCCTCGGCGAGTTCGCCAACGTGCTCTCCATCTGCTGTATCGCCACGACCTTGTTCCTTGGCGGCTGGAACGGGCCGTGGCTGCCCGACTCGCTCAAGTTCCTGTGGTTCTTCGCCAAGCTCGGGGTGCTGGTGTTCTTCTTCATCTGGGTGCGGTGGACCTATCCGAGGCTGCGCTACGACCAGCTCATGAACCTGGGATGGAAGGTCCTGCTGCCGGTGTCCATCCTCAACATCCTGGTCACCGCGCTGGTGATCTTCTGGCGGCAGAACGCATGA
- the nuoG gene encoding NADH-quinone oxidoreductase subunit NuoG → MSKTCKVTINGRTVEVPAGTLVTDAARAAEIHVPIFCSHAKLPPLGACRICVVEIGTPRLGADKQPVFGPDGQPEIAWMPKVQTGCTTYVSDGMHVRTESPVAVKARKGVMEFLLVNHPLDCPVCDEGGECQLQDLAFAFGQDFSRMDEAKRTFESEDLGPVVKKEANRCIVCMRCVRYCDEIMGDDALTAHQRGVWTEISSFNRQPLECEQCGNCIEVCPVGALTALPYRFKARPWDLRQHITICPYCSNGCSVRLGVRGDAVLRARGTEFRGVNQEYLCVRGRFGYEFVNRNERLSTPLVRVSGALSPARFDEAVTLAATRLREIAAVHGPEAVAFLGGEKLLVEEQYLFQKLARGVVGTPHVDARTRFTSRVDGAAILQATGGGRPLITLGELTRTQEVLVLGEDLQGESPFIQAQLVRGQHHRGLHLTIAHPRRVKLAWEKFGGDWLAYRPGSEHALLAGLTRAALALGDPPNPSEEMRGGLDGLRRSLEAWTPEQVQKRTGIPFAAIEAAARRLREAERKAIVFGRGLTEHPAAAQLLQAVEALGWATGALEASRSSVMYAGPNNDSQGALDMGLTPDRLPGYAPASDAAARQVFEPSWGATLPSSRGLSAPEILKAAAEGRIKALWVVSDHWLRSAPDRSLVEAALGKLELLIVSDLFLTGTAERAHVVFPAVSFAEKEGVVVNCERRLQRSVRALNPRRGARTDWEIFQAVAHAMGAKWSYRTAEDVFREIARLVPAYRAMSWGALLGGGLTWASERPLVEEAPAPFASPMPPETNGDALWLLSGGVLFLQGSLSHHGELLPKLAKEARARLHPDDAQRLSIEDGETLELEGQAGTIRVAARIDADVPRGSVFIPYAYAEVELNRLGTPAGEGLRVKARKAAMVSA, encoded by the coding sequence GTGAGCAAGACCTGCAAGGTCACGATCAACGGCAGGACGGTCGAGGTGCCGGCGGGGACGCTCGTCACCGACGCCGCCCGCGCGGCCGAGATCCACGTCCCGATCTTCTGTTCGCACGCCAAGCTGCCGCCACTCGGCGCCTGCCGGATCTGCGTGGTCGAGATCGGCACGCCGCGCCTCGGCGCCGACAAGCAGCCGGTGTTCGGGCCCGACGGCCAGCCCGAGATCGCCTGGATGCCGAAGGTGCAGACCGGCTGCACCACCTACGTCAGCGACGGCATGCACGTGCGCACCGAGTCCCCGGTGGCGGTCAAGGCGCGCAAGGGCGTGATGGAATTCCTGCTCGTCAACCATCCGCTGGACTGTCCGGTGTGCGACGAAGGCGGCGAGTGCCAGCTCCAGGATCTCGCCTTCGCCTTCGGCCAGGACTTCTCGCGCATGGACGAAGCGAAGCGAACCTTCGAGTCCGAGGACCTCGGTCCGGTGGTGAAGAAGGAAGCCAACCGCTGCATCGTCTGCATGCGGTGCGTGCGCTACTGCGACGAGATCATGGGTGATGATGCGCTCACCGCGCACCAGCGCGGCGTGTGGACGGAGATCTCCTCGTTCAACCGCCAGCCGCTCGAGTGCGAGCAGTGCGGGAACTGCATCGAGGTCTGCCCGGTGGGCGCGCTGACGGCGCTGCCTTACCGGTTCAAGGCGCGGCCCTGGGACCTGCGGCAGCACATCACGATCTGTCCCTACTGCAGCAACGGCTGCTCGGTGCGTCTCGGCGTGCGCGGCGACGCCGTGCTGCGCGCCCGGGGCACCGAGTTCCGCGGCGTGAACCAGGAGTACCTGTGCGTGCGCGGCCGCTTCGGATACGAGTTCGTGAACCGGAATGAGCGGCTCAGCACCCCGCTCGTCCGCGTGAGCGGGGCGCTTTCACCGGCGCGGTTCGACGAAGCCGTCACGCTCGCCGCCACGCGCCTGCGCGAGATCGCCGCCGTGCACGGACCCGAGGCCGTGGCGTTCCTCGGCGGAGAGAAGCTTCTGGTGGAGGAGCAGTACCTGTTCCAGAAGCTGGCGCGCGGCGTGGTGGGCACGCCGCATGTGGACGCGCGCACGCGCTTCACGTCCCGAGTCGATGGCGCCGCGATCCTCCAGGCCACCGGCGGCGGACGTCCGCTCATCACGCTCGGTGAGCTGACGAGGACCCAGGAAGTGCTGGTCCTCGGAGAGGACCTTCAGGGCGAGTCGCCGTTCATCCAGGCTCAGCTCGTGCGTGGCCAGCACCATCGCGGATTGCACCTGACGATTGCGCACCCGCGGCGGGTGAAGCTGGCGTGGGAGAAGTTCGGCGGTGACTGGCTGGCGTACCGGCCCGGCAGCGAACACGCGCTGCTCGCCGGGCTCACGCGCGCGGCGCTGGCGCTCGGCGATCCGCCGAACCCGAGCGAGGAGATGCGGGGCGGGCTCGATGGCCTGCGCCGCTCGCTCGAGGCGTGGACCCCCGAGCAGGTGCAGAAGCGCACGGGCATCCCATTCGCCGCCATCGAAGCCGCCGCGCGGAGATTACGCGAGGCCGAGCGCAAGGCCATCGTCTTCGGACGCGGCCTCACGGAGCATCCGGCCGCGGCGCAGCTGCTGCAGGCGGTCGAAGCTCTGGGCTGGGCCACCGGCGCTCTCGAAGCCTCGCGATCGAGCGTCATGTATGCGGGGCCCAACAACGACTCGCAGGGCGCGCTCGACATGGGCCTCACACCCGACCGGCTGCCGGGCTACGCGCCGGCTTCCGATGCGGCCGCCCGGCAGGTCTTCGAGCCCTCATGGGGCGCGACGCTTCCCTCGTCGCGCGGGCTCTCGGCGCCGGAGATCCTGAAGGCCGCCGCCGAGGGGCGCATCAAGGCGCTGTGGGTGGTGAGCGACCACTGGCTGCGCAGCGCGCCTGATCGGTCCCTGGTCGAAGCCGCGCTCGGCAAGCTCGAGCTCCTGATCGTGAGCGATCTCTTCCTCACCGGGACCGCCGAACGAGCGCACGTCGTCTTCCCCGCGGTGTCCTTCGCGGAGAAGGAAGGGGTGGTCGTCAACTGCGAGCGGCGGCTGCAACGGAGCGTCCGCGCGCTCAATCCGCGCCGCGGCGCCCGCACCGACTGGGAGATCTTCCAGGCCGTGGCGCATGCGATGGGCGCCAAATGGTCCTACCGGACGGCGGAGGACGTGTTCCGCGAGATCGCGCGCCTGGTTCCGGCCTATCGCGCCATGAGCTGGGGCGCCCTGCTCGGCGGCGGCCTCACGTGGGCGAGCGAGCGTCCGCTGGTCGAGGAAGCGCCGGCGCCGTTCGCGTCTCCGATGCCTCCCGAGACGAATGGCGACGCGCTCTGGCTGCTCTCGGGCGGCGTGCTGTTCCTGCAGGGGAGCCTCTCGCACCACGGCGAGCTGCTGCCGAAGCTGGCGAAGGAGGCGCGCGCGCGACTCCATCCGGACGACGCGCAGAGACTCTCGATCGAAGACGGGGAGACCCTCGAGCTCGAGGGGCAGGCCGGCACCATCCGGGTGGCCGCGCGCATCGACGCCGACGTGCCGCGCGGAAGCGTCTTCATTCCTTACGCCTACGCCGAAGTCGAGCTCAACCGTCTGGGCACGCCGGCGGGCGAAGGACTCCGGGTCAAGGCCCGCAAGGCCGCGATGGTGAGCGCGTGA
- the nuoF gene encoding NADH-quinone oxidoreductase subunit NuoF, translated as MSAPRGPLLFSDIETEGLRSIDTYRKGGGYEMVQSWIGGRKSPEECTEVVKASGLRGRGGAGFPTGLKWSFVPKDSPKPRYLVCNADESEPGTFKDRELMEKNPHLLIEGMILSAYAIKAKTGYIYLRGEFETIQRILDKAIGEARAGGMIGDKVAGSDFGFQLHTHLGAGAYICGEETALLSSLEGFRGQPRLKPPFPAVEGLYACPTIVNNVETLMNVPPILRHGAQWFRQWGTEKSPGTKIFSVSGPVKRPGNYEVPLGMPLSQLLDEYCGGMKEGVRVKAVIPGGSSVPLLPASMLSTGLDFEAMAAAGTLLGSGGVIVIDDRTCIVDALYNITRFYEHESCGKCTPCREGTYWMSEIFERLETGHGREKDIDLLWDVSDNIMGKSFCALGDAAAMPVLGAIKHFREEFEHHVTHKRCLVNRRREEIETFQAVSA; from the coding sequence GTGAGCGCGCCGCGCGGTCCTCTGCTCTTCTCGGACATCGAGACGGAGGGGCTCCGCTCGATCGACACCTACCGCAAGGGCGGCGGCTACGAGATGGTGCAGTCCTGGATCGGCGGCCGGAAGTCGCCCGAGGAATGCACCGAGGTGGTGAAGGCGTCGGGACTGCGCGGGCGCGGCGGCGCCGGATTCCCGACCGGACTCAAGTGGAGCTTCGTGCCCAAGGACAGCCCGAAGCCGCGCTACCTGGTTTGCAACGCCGACGAGAGCGAGCCCGGAACCTTCAAGGATCGCGAGCTGATGGAGAAGAACCCTCATCTCCTCATCGAGGGCATGATCCTCTCCGCCTACGCGATCAAGGCGAAGACGGGCTACATCTACCTGCGCGGCGAGTTCGAGACCATCCAGCGCATCCTCGACAAGGCGATCGGCGAAGCTCGCGCCGGCGGGATGATCGGTGACAAGGTCGCCGGCAGCGACTTCGGTTTCCAGCTCCATACCCATCTCGGCGCCGGAGCCTACATCTGTGGCGAGGAGACGGCGCTGCTCAGCTCGCTCGAGGGGTTCCGTGGCCAGCCGCGGCTCAAGCCGCCGTTCCCCGCGGTCGAGGGTCTCTACGCCTGTCCGACGATCGTGAACAACGTCGAGACGCTGATGAACGTGCCGCCCATCCTGAGACACGGCGCGCAGTGGTTCCGCCAGTGGGGCACGGAGAAGAGCCCGGGCACGAAGATCTTCTCGGTGTCGGGGCCGGTGAAGCGGCCCGGGAACTACGAAGTGCCGCTCGGCATGCCGCTGTCCCAGCTCCTCGACGAATATTGCGGCGGCATGAAGGAAGGCGTGCGGGTGAAGGCGGTGATCCCGGGGGGCTCGTCGGTGCCGCTGCTTCCCGCCTCGATGCTGAGCACGGGGCTCGACTTCGAAGCGATGGCGGCGGCGGGCACGCTGCTGGGCTCGGGCGGCGTGATCGTGATCGACGATCGCACCTGCATCGTGGATGCGCTGTACAACATCACACGCTTCTACGAGCACGAGTCGTGCGGCAAGTGCACGCCCTGCCGCGAAGGCACCTACTGGATGAGCGAGATCTTCGAGCGGCTCGAGACCGGCCATGGACGGGAGAAGGACATCGACCTCCTGTGGGACGTGTCGGACAACATCATGGGCAAGAGCTTCTGCGCGCTCGGCGACGCGGCCGCCATGCCGGTGCTCGGCGCGATCAAGCACTTCCGCGAGGAGTTCGAGCATCACGTGACCCACAAGCGGTGTCTCGTCAACCGGCGCCGTGAAGAGATCGAGACCTTCCAGGCGGTGAGCGCGTGA
- the nuoE gene encoding NADH-quinone oxidoreductase subunit NuoE, whose product MSHAPVMPVESPPRIEWPDSCKAAVQEALGRYPNARSAVLPVLWVAQRHWGWVSPSALRLVAATVGLPEPEVFGIATFYTMFNLKPVGRHHLQVCLTLSCSLMGADRLFRHLERKLGIGHGETTEDGRFTLRRVECLAACGGAPCMQVNFDYHENLDEAKVDALLEKLK is encoded by the coding sequence TTGAGCCACGCGCCGGTCATGCCGGTCGAGTCGCCGCCGCGGATCGAGTGGCCGGACTCGTGCAAAGCCGCGGTGCAGGAGGCGCTCGGCCGCTATCCCAACGCGCGTTCCGCGGTGCTTCCCGTGCTCTGGGTGGCGCAGCGCCACTGGGGCTGGGTCTCGCCCTCCGCGTTGAGACTCGTGGCGGCCACCGTCGGCCTGCCCGAGCCCGAGGTGTTCGGCATCGCCACGTTCTACACGATGTTCAACCTGAAGCCGGTGGGCCGGCACCACCTTCAGGTCTGCCTCACGCTCTCGTGCTCGCTGATGGGCGCCGACCGGCTCTTCCGTCACCTCGAGCGCAAGCTCGGGATCGGTCACGGTGAGACCACCGAGGACGGCCGCTTCACGCTGCGGCGCGTCGAGTGCCTGGCCGCGTGCGGCGGGGCGCCGTGCATGCAGGTGAACTTCGACTATCACGAGAACCTCGACGAGGCCAAGGTGGACGCCTTGCTGGAGAAGCTCAAGTGA
- the nuoD gene encoding NADH dehydrogenase (quinone) subunit D, whose translation MTLNMGPQHPSTHGVLRVVLELDGETVLKAKPIIGYLHTGMEKQAEYKTYTQSIPQTDRMDYLAPLSNNLALCLAAEKLLGIEPPPRVQAIRVMLTELTRISAHCVWLGTHALDIGAMTVFFYCFREREKVLSIYDMVCGARMTASYFRVGGLASDIPVGLLDKCEKFVDEMPAHTDEYETLLSKNPIWLARTQGVAPLTAAQAVALGATGPTLRGSGVSWDLRKDQPYSGYDQYEFDVPVGVGGGDAYDRYLVRVSEIRQATRIAKQAIQKIREMGEQGEYRLRDYKYVLPPKEEVKTSMEALIHHFKIVAHGFFPPVGEAYAAIEAPKGELGFYFVSDGTPRPWRMKVRSPSFVNLQSLPTMVEGRLVADVITAIGSLDIVLGEIDR comes from the coding sequence ATGACCCTGAACATGGGTCCGCAGCATCCGTCGACGCACGGGGTGCTCCGAGTGGTGCTCGAGCTCGATGGGGAGACGGTGCTGAAGGCCAAGCCGATCATCGGCTATCTCCACACCGGGATGGAGAAGCAGGCGGAGTACAAGACCTACACGCAGTCCATCCCGCAGACCGACCGGATGGACTACCTGGCGCCGCTCTCCAACAACCTCGCCTTGTGTCTGGCTGCGGAAAAGCTGCTCGGGATCGAGCCTCCTCCGCGCGTGCAGGCGATCCGAGTCATGCTCACCGAGCTCACCCGGATCAGCGCCCACTGCGTCTGGCTCGGCACGCACGCGCTGGACATCGGTGCGATGACGGTCTTCTTCTACTGCTTCCGCGAGCGCGAGAAGGTGCTGTCGATCTACGACATGGTGTGCGGGGCCCGCATGACCGCATCCTACTTCCGCGTCGGCGGACTTGCGTCGGACATCCCGGTCGGTCTGCTCGACAAGTGCGAGAAGTTCGTCGACGAGATGCCGGCGCACACCGACGAGTACGAGACCCTGCTCAGCAAGAATCCCATCTGGCTGGCGCGCACGCAGGGCGTCGCGCCGCTCACGGCCGCGCAGGCCGTGGCGCTCGGGGCCACGGGGCCCACGCTGCGCGGCTCGGGCGTCTCGTGGGATCTGCGCAAGGATCAGCCCTATTCGGGTTACGACCAGTACGAGTTCGACGTGCCGGTCGGCGTCGGTGGCGGGGACGCCTACGACCGCTATCTCGTCCGCGTGAGCGAGATCCGGCAGGCCACGCGCATCGCCAAGCAGGCCATCCAGAAGATCCGGGAAATGGGAGAGCAGGGCGAGTACCGCCTGCGCGATTACAAGTACGTGCTGCCGCCGAAGGAAGAAGTGAAGACGTCGATGGAGGCTCTGATCCATCACTTCAAGATCGTGGCGCACGGATTCTTCCCGCCGGTGGGAGAGGCGTACGCGGCGATCGAGGCGCCGAAGGGAGAGCTTGGCTTCTACTTCGTGTCCGACGGGACGCCGCGGCCGTGGCGCATGAAGGTGCGCTCGCCCTCCTTCGTCAATCTGCAGAGCCTTCCGACGATGGTCGAGGGACGCCTGGTGGCCGACGTGATCACCGCGATCGGGAGTCTCGACATCGTGCTGGGAGAGATCGACCGTTGA
- a CDS encoding NADH-quinone oxidoreductase subunit C: MADARPQGLSSGVVEQKLRERFPDVPFRRHEGEAVRDHTLYLPAERLVEVCTHLRDDPELAFTMLVSISGVDYLPQDPRFEVVYHLLSIPNNSRFVLKVQVREDDPKVPTVTGVWPTANWLERETYDFYGIVFTGHPDLVRILLPEEWVGWPLRKDSPLGYQEVAFTHNTPDREKPDPDLKKLAPKKVKYRAH, translated from the coding sequence ATGGCGGACGCGCGTCCCCAGGGTCTGTCCTCGGGGGTGGTCGAGCAGAAGCTGCGCGAGCGTTTTCCGGACGTCCCCTTCCGCCGCCACGAGGGCGAGGCGGTGCGCGACCACACGCTCTACCTGCCTGCGGAGCGCCTGGTCGAAGTGTGCACCCATCTTCGGGACGATCCCGAGCTCGCCTTCACGATGCTGGTTTCGATCAGCGGCGTGGACTACCTGCCGCAGGATCCTCGCTTCGAGGTGGTCTATCACCTGCTCTCGATTCCGAACAACAGCCGGTTCGTCCTCAAGGTGCAGGTGCGCGAGGACGACCCCAAGGTCCCGACGGTGACCGGTGTGTGGCCGACGGCCAACTGGCTCGAGCGCGAGACCTACGATTTCTACGGCATCGTGTTCACCGGACATCCGGATCTCGTCCGCATCCTGCTTCCCGAGGAGTGGGTGGGCTGGCCGCTGCGCAAGGATTCGCCGCTCGGCTACCAGGAGGTCGCCTTCACCCACAACACGCCCGACCGCGAGAAGCCGGACCCCGATCTCAAGAAGCTCGCGCCGAAGAAGGTGAAATACCGTGCGCACTGA